Genomic DNA from Alkalihalobacterium alkalinitrilicum:
TGCGGGATAAATTAGAATAACCCTTTTGTACTAGCGTTTTTTAGCTAATCTTTACTAGTTGTTTCCCTAAATTATCTCCTCGAAATAAGCCTAGGAAAGCATCTGGTGTATTTTCTAATCCTTCAACGATATTTTCCTTATATTTTATATTCCCTTCACTTACCCATTTTGCTAAGTCTTTAATAGCTTCTTCATACCGACCTTCATAATTTGTAACGATAAATCCTTTTAGTAAAATACTACGTTTAAGAAAAGTTGTTAAAAACCGAGGTCCCATCGACACTTGTGTATCGTTGTAGTGAGCTATTTGTCCACAAAGAGGAACTCGAGCATGAAAATTTAAAAGTGAAAATACGGCATCTGATATTTCTCCACCGACATTATCAAAGTAGATATCAATGCCATCAGGACAAGCTTCTTTTAATGCTTGGCGAAGATCGTTCGTCGTTTTATAGTTAATAGCAGCATCGAATCCAAGCTCATTGATTAAATAAGCATTTTTCTCTTCCGAACCAGCAATGCCGACGACCCGACATCCCTTCAGCTTCGCGATTTGACCGACAACCATCCCAACAGCACCCGCTGCTCCCGAAATAACAACAGTTTCCCCTTCTTTCGGTTGACCAATATCAAGTAATCCAAAATAAGCTGTTAATCCTGGCATTCCATTAACATGAAGAGCTGTAGTAATTGGCGCTTGATCTGGGTTCACTTTTCGCAGTTGATCTCCACCAATAGCAGTATAGTCCGCCCAATCCATACGGCCAGTTACGGTATCACCTTCGCTAAAATTCGGATGGTTTGATTTAATAACTGTACCTACGACCCCACCATTTAACGGTTGATCCAATTCAAATGGGGCTGCATACGATTTAGCATCACTCATTCTCCCTCGCATATAAGGGTCGACAGATAAATACTGACCTCTAACGAGTACCTCATTTGCCTTTAGTTCAGGAATATCTGATTCAACAAAGTTATACGTAGATTCATCTGGTAATCCTATCGGTCTTTTAGCTAATAAAAATTGCCTGTTTTTAGTCACCATATATTCACCTCTTTTTTAAAATAATGTTTCATTTACTTTCCACTCTTTTACTAATTCTTTAATTATTTGTAGAATCCTTGAAAACGATGTCATTTTTTTAGAATTTTACATCAAAATTCGTTTTAGTGGGGAATATTAGATACTTTTAAGAATTTCCCTTCTTTTATTCTGTTATTTTTGTATGATTAATACTAGATAGACTATTAAAGTAATATTTATCTTCCTTTCGCCATATCTCCCTTTAATCGCATACAAGTACTTACCACTTTGGCTACTAGACTTCCTTTATCGTCCGTTACTTCTGATTCTACGAGTGCAATTGTATTCCCATTTTTTATAACCTTACCAACAGCTGTTAATTTTCCAGACCATACTGGCTTGAGGTAATTGACTTTTAATTCAATCGTCGTTAAACTTTCTCCCTCTCGAAGTGTACTTGCAAATGCCGCTCCCATTGCCTCATCTGCAATGACACATAGAACACCCCCATGAAGTGTTCCCCCAGGGTTTGTATGACGACTATTCGCTTCATATTCAACGATTGCCATTCCATCTTTCTTTTCTAAGACATGAAATCCAAGGATTTCTCCTAATGGCGATTTTGGTTTCGCAATATTAATCATCTCTTTTTCTGCCATACTTTCCTCCATTGACTTTCCTACTTCACTCTCTTTTGGTCGTTCCGCTAAGGTCTTACTTTTTATAATCCTATGTTTTTGGCAATAATGATTTTCATAATTTCATTTGTTCCTGCATAAATACTTGAAATCGGTATATCACGGTACCTTCTCGCAATCTCGTATTCTTCCATATAACCATATCCACCATGAAGCTGCATACAATTGGACGCAACCTTTTTGGCCATATCTGTAACCCACCACTTTGCCATCGAAACTTCGTTTACTACGTTTTCTCCAGCCATATGTTTAACGATTAAATTGTCGACAAATGTTCGTCCAATTTCAATTTCGGTTGCCATTTCTGCTATTTTAAACTGTGTATTTTGAAATTGACTTATCGTTTTTCCAAACGCTTTCCGTTGCTTTACGTAATCGATTGTAATTTCTAACATTCTTTCCGCAGCAGTCATCGATCCAATCGCAACCATTAATCGTTCTTGTTGCAATTTTTCCATTAAATAATAGAAACCTTTTCCTTCTTCGCCGAGTAAATTCTCGACAGGAACACGGACATCTTCAAAAATGAGCTCTGCCGTATCAGCTGCATTCTGACCCACTTTATTCAGTTTTTTCCCTTTTTTAAATCCTGGAACGTCTTGATCGACTGCATCAATAACAATAAGACTAATCCCTTTATGAGCTGGGTTAGCCTTTGTATCAGTCTTACAAACAACAACGACAAAATTAGTGGTGTATCCATTTGAAATAAATGTCTTTTCACCATTGATAATATAATGATCTCCATCTCTTACCGCCGTTGTTTTGATTGCTGCTAAATCAGAACCTGTCCCTGGTTCTGTCATCGCAATAGATGAAATGATTTCGCCTGATACGCAGCGTGGTAACCATTTTTGTTTTTGTTCCT
This window encodes:
- a CDS encoding PaaI family thioesterase → MAEKEMINIAKPKSPLGEILGFHVLEKKDGMAIVEYEANSRHTNPGGTLHGGVLCVIADEAMGAAFASTLREGESLTTIELKVNYLKPVWSGKLTAVGKVIKNGNTIALVESEVTDDKGSLVAKVVSTCMRLKGDMAKGR
- a CDS encoding acyl-CoA dehydrogenase family protein encodes the protein MSRPFLTEDHEMYRKSLRKYIEKEVLPHYEQWEEDKQVPSSFWKQLGEQGFICPWVDEKYGGMNTDFGYSVVLAEELEKVCTGISGPSLHADIIVPYIDSFGSEEQKQKWLPRCVSGEIISSIAMTEPGTGSDLAAIKTTAVRDGDHYIINGEKTFISNGYTTNFVVVVCKTDTKANPAHKGISLIVIDAVDQDVPGFKKGKKLNKVGQNAADTAELIFEDVRVPVENLLGEEGKGFYYLMEKLQQERLMVAIGSMTAAERMLEITIDYVKQRKAFGKTISQFQNTQFKIAEMATEIEIGRTFVDNLIVKHMAGENVVNEVSMAKWWVTDMAKKVASNCMQLHGGYGYMEEYEIARRYRDIPISSIYAGTNEIMKIIIAKNIGL
- a CDS encoding NADP-dependent oxidoreductase — translated: MVTKNRQFLLAKRPIGLPDESTYNFVESDIPELKANEVLVRGQYLSVDPYMRGRMSDAKSYAAPFELDQPLNGGVVGTVIKSNHPNFSEGDTVTGRMDWADYTAIGGDQLRKVNPDQAPITTALHVNGMPGLTAYFGLLDIGQPKEGETVVISGAAGAVGMVVGQIAKLKGCRVVGIAGSEEKNAYLINELGFDAAINYKTTNDLRQALKEACPDGIDIYFDNVGGEISDAVFSLLNFHARVPLCGQIAHYNDTQVSMGPRFLTTFLKRSILLKGFIVTNYEGRYEEAIKDLAKWVSEGNIKYKENIVEGLENTPDAFLGLFRGDNLGKQLVKIS